One stretch of Dehalococcoidia bacterium DNA includes these proteins:
- the acpS gene encoding holo-ACP synthase, with product MLLTGIDIIEIYRIKEVCERYPERFMNKIFTKQEIEYCRGRFPQISARFATKEAVMKLLGTGIRGVPWKSIEVYRARGKAPKVILHGNAKKKANELGIKEIALSISHSRNYAVASVVSV from the coding sequence ATGCTCCTTACAGGTATAGATATTATAGAAATTTATAGAATAAAAGAAGTCTGTGAAAGATATCCGGAAAGATTTATGAATAAAATTTTTACCAAACAAGAAATTGAATACTGTAGAGGTCGTTTCCCTCAAATTTCTGCTAGATTTGCAACAAAAGAAGCCGTTATGAAATTATTAGGCACCGGAATTAGGGGAGTACCATGGAAGTCGATAGAAGTATATAGAGCTAGAGGAAAAGCTCCAAAAGTAATTCTTCATGGAAATGCAAAAAAGAAAGCAAATGAACTTGGCATAAAAGAAATTGCATTATCTATTAGTCATTCAAGAAATTACGCAGTTGCATCTGTTGTTTCAGTATAA
- a CDS encoding bifunctional 5,10-methylenetetrahydrofolate dehydrogenase/5,10-methenyltetrahydrofolate cyclohydrolase, translated as MIDGKKISTSIQDSLRKDISELIIKYKKVPKLVVILIGKNPASISYVKAKERACKKVGIFCHVERLEENILESELINFINKINLDTETHGIIVQLPLPKSLNDEKIIQSISPSKDVDGLTNENLGLLASGNPRFVPATPLGIQILLHEINAKTEGSNIVIIGRSKLVGIPLALLLSSKSELGNATVTVCHSRSKNIRMHTIKADIVIVATGFPNTLTADMVKKGSIIIDVGVNRIEDKTKKNGYKLIGDIKFDELKDLAYKITPVPGGVGPMTISMILRNVTKAFSLKMKK; from the coding sequence TTGATTGACGGAAAAAAAATTAGTACTTCAATTCAAGATTCGCTTAGAAAAGATATATCAGAACTAATAATCAAATATAAAAAAGTCCCAAAACTAGTAGTAATTCTAATTGGCAAGAATCCTGCTTCAATATCTTATGTAAAAGCAAAAGAAAGAGCTTGTAAAAAAGTAGGAATATTTTGTCATGTGGAAAGATTAGAGGAAAATATTTTAGAAAGTGAATTAATTAACTTTATTAATAAAATCAACTTAGATACTGAAACTCATGGAATAATAGTTCAACTCCCTTTACCAAAAAGTTTAAATGATGAAAAAATAATTCAGTCTATTTCTCCAAGTAAGGATGTAGATGGATTAACTAATGAAAACTTGGGTTTACTAGCTTCTGGTAATCCCAGGTTTGTTCCAGCAACACCATTAGGCATTCAGATATTACTTCATGAAATAAATGCAAAAACTGAAGGATCTAATATAGTTATAATTGGTAGAAGTAAATTAGTTGGCATACCATTAGCTTTACTTTTGTCATCTAAATCTGAATTAGGCAATGCCACAGTCACAGTTTGTCATAGTAGATCAAAAAATATAAGAATGCATACTATCAAGGCGGACATAGTTATAGTTGCAACAGGATTTCCTAACACATTAACAGCTGATATGGTAAAAAAAGGATCAATCATAATTGATGTGGGGGTAAATAGAATAGAAGATAAAACAAAAAAAAATGGATATAAATTAATAGGAGATATTAAATTTGATGAATTAAAAGATTTAGCTTATAAAATAACACCTGTACCAGGTGGAGTGGGTCCAATGACAATATCTATGATACTAAGAAATGTAACTAAAGCATTTTCACTTAAAATGAAAAAATAA